The genomic DNA GATCAATACCGAGGCCGGGAAGAATCTGGTCGGCTGCTTCCACGAGCCCGCCGCGGTGCTGGTGGACCTGGCGACGTTGGAAACGGTGCCGCGCAACGAGATCGTGGCCGGAATGGCCGAGATCATCAAGGCCGGTTTCATCGCCGACCCGGTGATCCTGGACCTCATCGAGCGCGATCCGCAGGCCGCGCTGGACCCGGCCGGTGCGGTGCTTCCCGAACTGGTCCGCCGCGCCATCCGGGTGAAGGCCGACGTGGTGGCCGCCGACCTCAAGGAGGCGGCCCTGCGCGAAATCCTCAACTACGGCCACACCCTGGGCCACGCCATCGAGCGCCGCGAACGCTACCGCTGGCGGCACGGCGCCGCGGTCTCCGTGGGCCTGGTCTTCGCCGCCGAACTCGGCCGCCTGGCGGGCCGCCTCGACGACGCCACCGCCGACCGCCACCGCACCATCCTCGACAGCGTCGGCCTCCCCACCACCTACGACGCCGACGCCCTCCCCCAACTCCTAGACACCATGCAAACCGACAAGAAAACCCGCTCCGGCGTCCTCCGCTTCGTCGTCCTCGACGGCCTGGCCAAACCCGGCCGCCTGGAAGGCCCCGACCCCTCCCTCCTAGCCGCCGCCTACGCCACCATCGCCCGCGAAGACACCCCCACCAGCGGCGCAATCCTCCTGTAGACAAAACAACCCAACGAAATACACCGCGGCCGGAACCAATTCCCCCCGGCCGCACCCAAACCCGCGCCCACCGAGATCGACACCCCATCCCGGCGCGCCAACCCGATCATCCCAGCGTGCCGCACCAACCGCGCCCCCGGCGTGCCCGCTCCAACCTCGCCACCCCGGCGCGTCCGCTCCAACCCCGCCACCCCGGCGCGTCCGCTCCAACCCCGCCACCCCGGCGCGTCCGCTCCAACCCCGCCACCCCGGCGCGTCCGCTCCAACCCCGCCACCTCAGCGTGCCCGCTCTAACCCGCCAGCCCAACTTGCCCGCACCAACCCCATCAGCCCAACTTGCCCGCGCCAACCCTTCAAGCCCGGCCTGCCCGCATCAACCGTCACCCCGGCGCGCTTTTGGCCGGGGTCCATCGGAACCTGCTGCGTATCAGTAGATTCCGGACAGAGCATGCCGGAATGACGGCGGCGGCCTAGAGCGTGCCGGAATGACGGTGGTCGAATGATGGCGGCCGGTGGCGACATCGCATCTTGAACCGCAGTAACTATCTCGACGGAAGTCGGGCCGACGAAACCCGTTGTGCCCGATACGAATAACCTGGGCGCGGGCGGTCGACTTGTGAGCGCGAGCCGTGTGGGCGGAGGTGGTCAGGCTGGGGTGGGGGCGGGTTCGAGGGGAGCTTCGGCGGTTTTCTTGGCTTCGCGGGTTACCAGGAAGCGGCCTATGGTGACGCCGAGCATGGCGGGGATGAAGACGAGCAGGATTATGAAGGAGGCGCCTGCGGTCAGTTCGAAGCCCAGGCCGTTGTCGCCGAGATCGAAGGTGGGGATGAAGTCGAGGAGCCAGGCGAGGATGCCTGCGCCGAGGCCGCCTGCTATGGCGGCTTTGAGCCAGCGCATGGTGAGGTCGGTGCTGCCGCGTTCGGGGTCGGGGTTGGCGCGGCGGTCGGTGCGGCCGTCCAGCAGGCCCCAGGTCACGACGGCGGCGAGCAGGACGATCAGGCAGAGCACCCGCATCCAGGAGCCGTTGGTCGGCCAGTAGATCATTGCGAAGCCGAGGACGGTTCGCAGGATCACGGTCAGCGCCCCGAGCACTGTGGCGCGCAACACCCACGCATTCATGCCGAACACCTTAACCCGACCTTCGGCCGGGACAGACAGCAACCGTGTTGATCCCGGCCAAAAGCACGCCGGGACCAAGGTGAAAGCCCGCCGGGACCAAGGGCGACAGCCCACCACACCAAGAGCGGAAACACGCCGGGATCTAAGGCGAAAGCATGCCGGAACCAAGGGCGAAAGCACCCGGGACCAAGAGTGACAGTGCCGGAATCGCGGGTTACCCGGCCAGGGCGGCGGCCATCTCTGCGCGTGGGGCGGGGTGTCCGGTGAACTGCTCCACCTGGCCGTATGCTTGGTTCAGCAGCATCTGTAGCCCGTCGATCACCGTGTGTCCGGCGCGGGTCACGGCTTGGGCCAGCGGGGTTGGCCACGGGTCGTAGATGGCGTCTAGGACCACCGGTGCGGCGGCGATCGAATCGGCCACGGCCGCAGCGCCGTTCGCGGGTACGGTGCTCACCGCGGCCTCGGCCCGCGCGCACGCCGAGCGCACCCCTGCGGGATCGAAGCCGGTCACCGTGACGGTCATGCCGAGCCGCTCGGCCAGCTCCCGGGTACTCGCGGCCCGCTCCGCATCGCGCGCCACCACGGTCACCCCGGTCGCGCCCAGCTCCGCCAGCGCGAGCAGGGCGGGCCGGGCGGTGCCGCCCGCCCCGATCACCACCGCATGCCCGACCTTCTCGACCCCGCCGCCCTGTAGCGCCCCGCGCACACCGTCGATATCGGTGCAGTCCGCGCGCCAGCCGGTGGCCGTGCGCACCAGGGTGTTCGCGGAACCGACCAGCTCCGCGCGCTCGGTGCGCTCGTCCGCGTACTCGAGCGCCGCGACCTTCCCGGGCATGGTCACCGACAGGCCGACCCATTCGGGGCCGAGGCCGTCGACCAGTCCGGGCAGCTGCTCGGCGGTGCACTCGATGCGCTCGTAGCTCCAGTCCAGCCCCAGCGCGCGATACGCGGCCAGGTGCAACCGGGGTGAGCGGGAGTGGGAGATCGGGCTGCCCAGCACGGCCGCCCGGCGATGGTCGCCGGGCACGGCCGCGCCGCTACCGCGGGGTGCCCTGTCCATGTTCGTTGTCCAGGATTCCGCTCTGCTGGGCGAGCTTCACATTCTTCTGATGCTCCGTGTAGTTGTCGGTGAACAGGGTCTCCCCGTTCTTGTTGACCGTCACGAAGTACAGCCACGAGCCCTCGGCGGGTTTCTCCATCGCGCGCAAGGCATCCAGCGACGGCGAGGAGATCGGTGTCGCCGGGAGACCGGTCATGGCGTAGGTGTTCCACGGCGTCTGCGTGGTGCGGGCCTGATCGGTGGTGGCGACCGCGGTCTGGTCCAGCGTGTAGTTCACCGTCGAGTCGAATTCCAGTTT from Nocardia terpenica includes the following:
- the aroB gene encoding 3-dehydroquinate synthase, translating into MTEPSRIEVRTADPYPVIIGRGLLGDLVEQVTGQSGVRTVAIFHQPPLTETAEVVRQALADRDIDAHRIEIPDAEAGKDLPVAGFCWEVLGRIGLTRRDVIVSLGGGAATDLAGFVAATWMRGVRIVHVPTTLLAMVDAAVGGKTGINTEAGKNLVGCFHEPAAVLVDLATLETVPRNEIVAGMAEIIKAGFIADPVILDLIERDPQAALDPAGAVLPELVRRAIRVKADVVAADLKEAALREILNYGHTLGHAIERRERYRWRHGAAVSVGLVFAAELGRLAGRLDDATADRHRTILDSVGLPTTYDADALPQLLDTMQTDKKTRSGVLRFVVLDGLAKPGRLEGPDPSLLAAAYATIAREDTPTSGAILL
- a CDS encoding B-4DMT family transporter produces the protein MNAWVLRATVLGALTVILRTVLGFAMIYWPTNGSWMRVLCLIVLLAAVVTWGLLDGRTDRRANPDPERGSTDLTMRWLKAAIAGGLGAGILAWLLDFIPTFDLGDNGLGFELTAGASFIILLVFIPAMLGVTIGRFLVTREAKKTAEAPLEPAPTPA
- a CDS encoding shikimate dehydrogenase; the protein is MDRAPRGSGAAVPGDHRRAAVLGSPISHSRSPRLHLAAYRALGLDWSYERIECTAEQLPGLVDGLGPEWVGLSVTMPGKVAALEYADERTERAELVGSANTLVRTATGWRADCTDIDGVRGALQGGGVEKVGHAVVIGAGGTARPALLALAELGATGVTVVARDAERAASTRELAERLGMTVTVTGFDPAGVRSACARAEAAVSTVPANGAAAVADSIAAAPVVLDAIYDPWPTPLAQAVTRAGHTVIDGLQMLLNQAYGQVEQFTGHPAPRAEMAAALAG